The Pseudomonas viciae genomic interval GCCGAGAAACAGGTGCGCATGGCCATCGAGCAGCAACAACCCTTGCCCACCCTGGGGGGCAAGAAAGACCTGGCCGCCCTGAGCTATGCCATGAGCCCGGAGTTCCTCGGCGATCGGGTCGGTGCGTTCATCTATGCCATCGGCAGCATGCTGGTCACGGCCCATGGCAATCGCCTGGAGTTCTACATGACCGATGCCATCGACCCGCGCTTTGTCAATAACGCGGCCCGCAATATCGAAAAGGCCACCTGGTTGCTGAGCCAGCGACAGAACAAGGCCGGCCAGCCGTTGCTGTTTTCCAACGAGATCTCGGAGGAGGGCAGCAACCTGAGTTTCGCCGTGGAATTCGGAAAAATCGTTGCGCGCCTGGACCTGCTGACTCAGATGCTGGACGAGCGTTACCGGCGGATCGGGCTGAACTACGCCCAGAGCCTGTTGTTCCTGAACTTCCTGCCGGTTCAGTGAGTTGATAATGAAAAAGGAATAAAGATAGATCACATCGATATAGGTGGTTATAAGAAAAATCGCTATGCTCGCGGCCAGATTTTCCACGCGGTCGCGCTGAGACGGGTTTAATGGATTTCGGTAATGTCGGTTTAGTCGTAGCAGGCCTGGTGGTCGGTTTCATCGTCGGGATGACCGGCGTCGGTGGCGGTTCGCTGATGACCCCCATTCTGTTGTGGTTCGGTATCAACCCTGCGACTGCGGTAGGTACGGACTTGCTGTACGCGGCCATTACCAAATCTGGCGGTGTCCTGGTTCATGCCAGGAATCGCAACATCGACTGGGCCATTACTGGCTGGCTGACCTTGGGCAGCGTGCCGGCGGTCGGCTTGACGCTGTGGTTTCTCAGCAGCCTGCACAGTTCGCCCGACGCCATGAACGCGGTGATCAAGCAAGCCCTGGGCTTTGTCTTGTTCGCCACCGCCCTGGCGATCCTGTTCAAGAAACGCCTGCTGCAATTCGCCCATGATCGCGCTGGCGGTCACTACAACCCCACTGGCACAAGACTTAACGTGCTTACGGTTGTCACCGGCCTGGTGCTGGGCACCATGGTTGCGTTGACCTCCATCGGTGCCGGGGCCCTGGGCACCGTCGCGTTGTTCATTCTCTACCCGTTCCTGGTCACCAAGCGCCTGGTGGGCACCGAAATCGCCCACGCCGTGCCACTGACGTTGGTCGCGGGCCTTGGCCACGCGAGCATGGGCAACATGGACTGGCACATCCTTGGCTACTTGCTGGTCGGTTCGTTGCCGGGGATCTACCTGGGTAGCCATTTGTCCGGGCGCATCTCTGACGAGGTACTGCGCCCGTGCCTGGCGGTGATGCTGGCGATGATCGGGTTCAAGTTGGCGTTCTGACACTGCCCCCCCCGCTCCCACAATAGTCCCTTCTGGCTTCAGTACCGAAGTCGTCTGCTCCTCGCCCGGTTGCGCAATGAACCCTCTAGCCTAAGCTTCAAGGCAGGCAGGCGTAGTATTGGGCGAGTCGCGGAACAATCGCCGCCATGCGCAATCAGTACAGCGTAGATATCAAAAGGAGAGGCGCATGCTCATTCGGTCGTTGACCTTCGCTACCTTGCTGGCTGTCGCCGGCCCCCTGTTCGCCGCGGATGGCGACCCACCCCTGGAGGCGGAGAAGGGCAAGACCCGGCCCCTGATCGTCATCGCCCCCAGCACTGTCGACCCCGCCTGGGTCAGCCTGAAAAAAGCCTTGGACGAGCCGGCCGGCAAGCAGGGCTTTGCCGAGCGCAACATGGTGCTCTACACCATCCTCAACACTATCGGCCAGCGTGATGGCAAAGACTTGGACCCACAAAGCACCATGGCGTTGATCCGTTCACTCAGGTTGGGCGCCGGTGCCCAGACCAAGGTCATCCTGGTGGGCAAGGACGGGGAAAAGAAGTTGGAGCATTCCGGGGCGATCGAACTGAAAGACGTCTTTGATGCCGTCGATAAACTGCCTGCGGCAGAAAAGGAGGCGACACCTCCCGCCCCACCTCCCGCACCGGAACCTGTGCCGACCAAGGATGCGAAGGGCGCCAAGGCTGGCAAGGCAGTCAAACCGTCCGCTGCGCCGAAGCCGTTGGATGATTGAGCCTTAAGGCTGATGAGACCCTTGTGGCGAGGGAGCAAGCTCCCTCGCCACAGCAAGCTTCCCTCGCGTACGCGTTGCTTATTGCCCATCCAGTGCAGTGAGGATCCGGTACGCCACTTTCACCCGTTCCTCATTCGGATAGTTCTTGTTCGCCAGCAACACAATCCCCATGTTCTTGCCGGGCACGAACGCGGCATAGGCGCCAAAACCGCGGGTCGACCCGGTCTTGTTGATCCAGGCGTCGTCCGGCGCAGGCCGTGGTGGATCGAGAGGTTCTACTGTGTTGGGCTCCATGGCCATCTGTGTCGAGTTGCCGGCCAGTAACTGTTCCAAAGTGAGAGGGTAAGGGTAGAGCTCCCAACCCAGGCCCTGGGTCATCCCGCCTACGGTGTAGAACCCGGTGTGGGTCGTGGCAATGGCTTGGTGCAGATCGGCGTCCAGTTTTTCAGGCCGCAGGTTGGCCTCGACGAAACGAATCAGATCAGATGAGCTGGTTTTCACCCCGTAAGCCTCGGAATCCATCGCGCCGGGCCCGACCCGGACGGCTTCGCCGTCCTTTGCGTAGCCCTGGGCGTATCGGTTCTGTTGATCCTTCGGCACCCGCACATAACTGTGTTTGAGCCCCAATCCCGGCATCAGCGTGTGTTCCATCAGCTCATCGAATGGCTGGCCCAGGCTGCGGGCTGCCAGATAGCCGAACAATCCGATGCTCGGGTTTGAATAGAGCCGCTGAGTGCCGGCCGGGTAGAGCGGTTTCCAGGTCTTGTAATAACTGAACATCCGGTCTGGATGGTCCGCGTCCTCGGGAAACTGCAAAGGCAGGCCGCCGGGGGTGTAGGTGGCGAGGTTGAGCAGGCTGATGCCCTCGAAGGCGCTCCCGCGCAGTTCGGGGGCGAAGCGACTGGCCGGGTCCGACAGGGACAGTTTGCCACGGGCCTGGGCATAGGCCCCGAGCGTCGCGGTGAAGGTCTTGCTGACTGAGCCGATCTCGAAGAGGGTCTGGTCGGTCACCGGTTTTTTCGTATCTTTGGAGGCCACGCCGTAATTGAAGTAATGCCGTTGACCGTTGTAGGTCACCGCAACGGCCATGCCAGCGATGTCCTGTTGTTTCATCAGAGGCTGGATAGCGGCATTGACCGTGTCCTCCAGGCTGTCCTGGGCCAAGGCTGGCGTGAGGCCACAGCACAGAAAGAAAGTACCTGCGAGTATCGATTTGGCAATGTGCATGTCTGACCGCTCTCCATGGATGGTTCCAGCCGCTCCGCATCCGGAGCGCCTGAGGGGGGCTCAATCTAGGGAGTTTTCGGTTGGCTGGCAATCGGCTGTCGTGTGGCCCAAACCCGCTTGCGAGTCGTCCGACTGGGGCATAGGAGAGTTCCTACGAAAAACTTTGATGTCCGGGCGTTCCACGGTCGTATGGCAAACCACACAAACTCACGGGCGCCGGGTAAACTTGCGCTCTTTCTAAAGGAGTCGACATGAGCTACTACCAGCCCGGCATTCTTGCCACCCCTGTTCCGCCTCAGGCCCGTCACTTGTTTTTTGCCCTGGAATCGGTCGAGGCGCTGCCGGCTGCGATAGACAGGCTCCTGTTGCTGGTCGATGGTCGTGCAGTGATTGGCTTCGGTGAGTCGCTGGTCCAGGCGCTGGGTGCCCAGATCGAAGGCCTGCGGGCATTTCCGGCACTGGCTGGTGTCGGCGTGGACAACCCTTCGACCCAGCACGCGCTGTGGTGCTGGTTGCACGGCGAGGACCGCGGCGAGCTGCTGCACCGCAGCCGCGCCATCGAGGCGGCGCTGGCCCCGGCGTTGCGCCTGGTGCAGATGAACGAAACCTTCCGCCACATGACCGGCCATGACCTGACGGGTTATGAAGATGGCACCGAAAACCCGCATGACGAAGCAGCTGTCGCCGCAGCCCTGGCCCAAGGCGTCGACGGCGTGCGTGGTGGCAGTTTTGCCGCGATCCAGCAGTGGCAACACGATTTGGACGGTTTCGCCGCCATGCAGCCTCACGAGCGCGACAACATCATGGGCCGGCGCTTGAGCGACAACGAGGAAATCGACGAAGCGCCGGAGTCGGCCCACGTCAAACGCACCGCCCAGGAAAGCTTCGCGCCGGAGGCCTTCGTCGTGCGCCGCTCCATGCCGTGGATCGAGGGCGATCGCGCCGGTCTGATGTTTCTGGCGTTTGGTTTCTCCCTCGACGCTTTTGAAGCGCAACTGCGGCGCATGAGTGGTCTGGAGGACGGCATCACCGACGGTCTGTATCGCATGAGCCGGCCGATCACCGGCGGTTACTACTGGTGCCCGCCGCTGCTGGACGGGCGCCTGGACCTGCGCGCCCTGGCCCGGTAAGCGCAGCGGTTTGTGCAAAGCGTGACGTGAACGCTATCCTTGGGGGCGCACGTCTATCCGTGGAACGGGGGAAGCAAACGTGGATAAAGTCATCGTCATTACCGGTGGCGGCCGCGGAATCGGAGCGGCCACGGCGCTGTTGGCCGCCGAACTGGGTTACCGGATCTGCATCAACTACCAGTCCGATGAAAGCGCCGCGCAGGAGGTGCTTGAGCATGTCCGGGCCAAGGGGGCGCAGGCGATTGCCGTGCGTGCCGACGTGAGCATCGAAGACGAAGTGATCGCGCTGTTCCACCGGGTGGACGCCGAACTCGGCCGCGTCACGGCGCTGGTGAACAATGCCGGCACGGTCGCCCAGAAGTCCCGGCTCGATGAAATGTCCGAGTTCCGCATTCTCAAGATCCTGAAGACCAATGTGCTGGGACCGATTCTATGTGCCAAGCACGCGGTGCTGCGCATGTCGCCCCGCCATGGCGGGCAGGGCGGTAGCATCGTCAACGTCTCGTCCGTGGCCGCCCGCCTGGGTTCCCCGAATGAGTACGTTGATTACGCGGCCTCCAAGGGCGCACTGGACACCTTCACCATTGGCCTGTCCAAGGAAGTGGCCGGCGAAGGCATTCGCGTCAACGCCGTTCGCCCGGGTTATATCTACACCGATTTCCATGCCCTCAGTGGTGATCCGGACCGGGTCAGCAAGCTGGAATCGGCGATCCCCATGGCCCGGGGCGGCCGTCCGGACGAAGTGGCCGAAGCGATTATCTGGCTGCTGTCGGACAAGGCTTCGTATGCGACCGGGACGTTTGTGGATTTGGGGGGCGGGCGCTAAACCTCTGGTTTGTCGTTGTCAGTATCGACCTCTTCGCGAGCAAGCCCGCTCCCACCCTGGACTGCGGTGAACCAATGATTGTGGCCGCACAGCAAATCCAATGTGGGAGCGGGCTTGCTCGCGAAGGCGATAGCCAGATCGACACAGCAGTCAAAACGATCGAATAATCCGCCCCAACGTCTCCATCGCCTTCTCCGACACTTCGGTCCACGGGCTGCCGTAGTTCAGGCGGATGCAGTTCCTGAAACGCCGGGTCGGTGAAAAAATCGGCCCCGGGGCGATGCTGATGCCTTGGGCCAGGGCCATCTGGAACAGTTTCAGCGAGTCCATCTGTTCCGGCAGTTCCAGCCACAGGAAATAACCACCCGCCGGCTGGCTGACGCGGGTCTGGGCTGGAAAGTAGCGGGCGATGGCGGCGAGCATGGCGCTTTGCTGTTCTTCCAGGGCGTAACGCAGTTTGCGCAGATGACGGTCATAGCCGCCGTGTTGCAGGTAGTCGGCGATGGCGACCTGGGCCGGCATCGAGGCACACAGTGACGTCATGAGTTTGAGCCGTTCGATCTTCTGTGCGTAGCGCCCGGCGGCGACCCAGCCGATGCGATAGCCTGGCGCCAGGCTCTTGGCGAAGGAACCGCAGTGCATCACCAGCCCTTCGGTGTCGAACGCCTTGGCCGGTTTGGGGGCCTGCTGGCCGTAATAGAGTTCGGCGTAGACATCGTCTTCGATCAGCGGCACCTGATGGCGGCGCAGCAGCTCAACCAAGGCCTGTTTCCTTTCCTCGGGCATGGTCGCGCCCATGGGGTTCTGGAAACTGGTCATGCACCAGCAGGCCTTGATCGGATGGCGTTCCAGCGTCTGTGCCAACACGTCCAGGTCGATGCCGTCGCGCGGATGGACGGGGATTTCAACGGCCTTGAGCTTGAGCCGTTCCAACACTTGCAGGCTGGCGTAGAACGCCGGCGCTTCGATCGCCACCAGGTCTCCGGGCTCGGTCACCGCTTGCAGGCACAGGTTCAAGGCTTCCAGGGCGCCGTTGGTGACCAGCAGTTCCTCCATGGGCAGCATCAGCCCACCGACCATGTAGCGCAGGGCAATCTGTCGACGCAGTTGCGGGTTGCCCGGTGACATGTCCGTGACCACCATGCGCGGGTCCATATCCCGGGTGGCGCTGGACAGCGAGCGGGACAACCGTTGCAGTGGAAACAGCATCGGGCTGGGGAACGCCGAGCCGAACGGTACGGTGGTCGGATCCTTGATCGAGTCCAGCACGGAAAACACCAGCTCGCTGACGTCGACTTCGGTGGATTCGTGCACATGGCTGCTGACCGCCGGTTCGGAAAACGGGTTCGGCGCATGGGTGTTGACGAAGTAGCCCGAGCGTGGCCGAGCCCGGATCAGGCCGCGGCGCTCCAGCAGGTAATAGGCCTGGAACACCGTGGACGGGCTGACACCGTAGGTCTGGCTGGCGTAGCGAACCGATGGCACACGCTGACCCGGGCCCAGCATGCCGGAACGGATCAGTTCAGCGATGTCGTCGGCGAATTTTTCGTAGCGTTTCATTGCGGGCCCAGCCTTGAGTGACACATGGTTTGCGCTTTTAAACTGTGGGAGAGCCCGTGGGAGCAAAGCTCCCATAGGTGCTCGGCATCTTAAAGCTTCACCGATTCATCGGCGCGACAAAACGGCTCTTGGCCACGCTGTAGATGTCAGGCTCGTCACTGTCTGCCACCTTGAAGGTCATTTCCCGAGAGCCGCGTTCAGGCCGTTCGCTGAGCATCGCCACCGACACCGGCACATCGACAATTTCCCCCGGAGCCAGGCTCAGCTGCGTCTTGCCTTGCAGGAGGAAGCCGTCGCCGTCCACCAGGGACAGTTCATAGTCCTGGCGCTGCTGGGTCTTGTTGATGATTTTCAGGCTGTAGATGTTTTCGATCTGGCCAGCGCTGTTTTCGCGGAACAGGCCTCGGTCCTTGCTCACGTCCAGCGACACCATGGACCGCTCCACCAACGCGAGGGCCAGCGCGCCGATCATCACCAGCAACACGGCGGTATAGCCGATCAGCCGAGGCCGTAGCAGATGGGTCTTGCCGCCTTGCAGCTGATGTTCGGAGGTGTATTTGATCAGGCCGCGGGCATACCCCATCTTGTCCATGATCGAGTCGCAGGCGTCGATGCACGCTGCGCAGCCGATGCATTCCATTTGCAAACCGTCACGGATGTCGATGCCGGTGGGGCAGACCTGCACACACATCTGGCAGTCGATGCAATCGCCCAGGCCAATATTGGCCGGGTTCACTTCGCGTTTGCGCGGGCCGCGGATTTCGCCACGGACCGTGTCATAGGAAATGGTCAGCGTGTCCTTGTCGAACATCACGCTCTGGAACCGTGCATAGGGGCACATGTGCATGCACACCGCTTCACGCAGCCAGCCGGCGTTGAGGTAGGTGGCCGCAGTAAAGAACAGCACCCAGAACAAACTGACGCCGGCCATTTGCAGGGTCAGCAGCTCTTCGGCCAGCGGTCGGATCGGTGTGAAGTAGCCGACGAAGGTCAGACCGGTAAGCAAACTGATGGCCAGCCACAGCGTGTGCTTGGCCGAGCGGCGCAGCAGTTTATTCAGGCCCCAGGGCGCGGCTTGCAGCTTGATCCGCTGGTTGCGCTCGCCCTCGGTGATTTTCTCGCACCACATGAAAATCCAGGTCCAGGAGCTTTGTGGGCAGGTGTAGCCGCACCACACGCGACCGGCGAACACGGTAATCGCGAACAGCCCGAAGGCGGCGATGATCAACAAGGCCGACAACAGGATGAAATCCTGGGGCCAGAAGGTCGCGCCAAAGATGTGGAATTTGCTCTCGGAAAGGTCCCAGAGCACCGCTTGGCGGTCGCCCCAGTTCAGCCAGGCTGTGCCGAAAAACAGCAGGAACAGAACCCCCGCACCGCTTATGCGCAAGGTGCGAAACAAGCCGGTGAAGCTGCGGGTGTGGATCAGTTTATCAGTGGTCTTGGCCTTGATCTTTGGTGGCGAGGGTTCGAAGGTCTGTATCAACTGGACGGGGATTCTATCGCTCATGGTCGGTCGCTCATCAGCCTCTATCTGGCCGGCGCACTATGACCATGGAACTGTTTGCATAACAGACTCAGATGTTTAGATAAAAACCGGATCAGATGCCAGAAAACCCCGGCCCTGCGACACTTTGATGCACTCAAGGATAGCCGAACAAGCCTTTGTGGCGAGGGCGCTTGCTTGCTCGCCACAGGTGGGGGCTTTTCTCGTTACAGGGATTCAGATCACCGAATCGCTGTCAGTGGCCTTGAGGTGTTTGCGTCCATCAACTGCCCCGGCTACGGTCAAGGCGTCGGCTTCGGTCTCGGTGATATAGACCCGCTCGCCGTTGACATCCACGGCTGACATGGCTTTGTCCGAATCAGTCACGATGATCAGCTCGCTGGCAGGGCGCAGTTGTTCCGTCCCGTTGTCGGTTGTGAAATGGCAGGTCTTGTCTTCGTCGATTTTCTCAAGCATGACGTCACTCCTTCCTGAATGTCCTGAACGTTAGGCGTCACCCCATCGCCGGGGTTCGACGCGGCTGATCAGCGGTCAAGCGCACCTCTGCCGCCGCCTGCGGTCCATCATTTAATCGATTGAAAAGAGGACGACTCATGGACGCCTGGTGGCATGAAGTCTGGATGACCTTGCAAGCGGAATTCGCCGACATCACCGATGCCCAACAGATGACCCGGGTCACGGTGCGCCTGCTGATGGCGGCGCTGCTGGGCGGTATCCTGGGTTTCGAACGCGAGCACAAGGGCAAGGCCGCCGGTGTGCGCACGCATATGCTGGTGGCGCTGGGGGCCGCGTTGTTCGTGCTGGTGCCGCAGATGTCCGGCTCTCAGGCCGACGCCATGAGCCGGGTCATTCAAGGCGTTGTCGCGGGCATCGGCTTTCTTGGGGCCGGCACCATCCTGAAAAGCAACGACGGCGACGAAAGCCACGTGAAGGGCCTGACCACCGCCGCCGGCCTGTGGATGACCGCCGCCATCGGCGTCGCCGCCGGGCTGGGCCGAGAGGCGACGGCCGTGCTGAGCACCTTGCTGGCGTTGGCGATCTTCAGTGTGATGCCGGTGATCATCCGGGCGCTGGAGAGGGAGGACAAGCCGTGACCGCGATCTCTAGCCAGAACACAAGCCAAAGTGGGAGCGGGCTTGCTCGCGAAAGCGCTGTGTCAGTCGACGAAACCTAGCCTGACACACCGCCTTCGCGAGCAAGCCCGCTCCCACAGGTTTTCTGTTATCCACTAGGCTGTTGATCAAACCCGCTCTCCGGCGGCGCCTCGCTTGGCGGATCGCCCAGCGGCGGCTGTGGATCCAGTGGCGGGTCTTGCTCCGGAATCGGTTCCGGATCAGGGCCGGGTGGCGGCAAGGTGGGATCGTCAATGTTCGGGTCGGGTGTTTCGGCCGGGATGGGAATATTCATCGGGACGGTTCTCCATAACGCATATGGCTTGAGTCGTGCTTATTGTTGTTGACCACCCCGCACCGGGTTTGATCCCGGAAGGCCTCTGGGCAAATCCCGCTGAACTTTTAACCGCTGATTCGGTTCGGAGTTTAAGTGAGTTTTTTCAGGGACCCGTTGGGCCTTTACCGTCACAAGCGCGTCCATGGGGCGTAAAAAGGAGTGATGCTCGATGACTGCTGA includes:
- a CDS encoding sulfite exporter TauE/SafE family protein, which gives rise to MDFGNVGLVVAGLVVGFIVGMTGVGGGSLMTPILLWFGINPATAVGTDLLYAAITKSGGVLVHARNRNIDWAITGWLTLGSVPAVGLTLWFLSSLHSSPDAMNAVIKQALGFVLFATALAILFKKRLLQFAHDRAGGHYNPTGTRLNVLTVVTGLVLGTMVALTSIGAGALGTVALFILYPFLVTKRLVGTEIAHAVPLTLVAGLGHASMGNMDWHILGYLLVGSLPGIYLGSHLSGRISDEVLRPCLAVMLAMIGFKLAF
- a CDS encoding DUF4174 domain-containing protein; this encodes MLIRSLTFATLLAVAGPLFAADGDPPLEAEKGKTRPLIVIAPSTVDPAWVSLKKALDEPAGKQGFAERNMVLYTILNTIGQRDGKDLDPQSTMALIRSLRLGAGAQTKVILVGKDGEKKLEHSGAIELKDVFDAVDKLPAAEKEATPPAPPPAPEPVPTKDAKGAKAGKAVKPSAAPKPLDD
- the ampC gene encoding class C beta-lactamase → MHIAKSILAGTFFLCCGLTPALAQDSLEDTVNAAIQPLMKQQDIAGMAVAVTYNGQRHYFNYGVASKDTKKPVTDQTLFEIGSVSKTFTATLGAYAQARGKLSLSDPASRFAPELRGSAFEGISLLNLATYTPGGLPLQFPEDADHPDRMFSYYKTWKPLYPAGTQRLYSNPSIGLFGYLAARSLGQPFDELMEHTLMPGLGLKHSYVRVPKDQQNRYAQGYAKDGEAVRVGPGAMDSEAYGVKTSSSDLIRFVEANLRPEKLDADLHQAIATTHTGFYTVGGMTQGLGWELYPYPLTLEQLLAGNSTQMAMEPNTVEPLDPPRPAPDDAWINKTGSTRGFGAYAAFVPGKNMGIVLLANKNYPNEERVKVAYRILTALDGQ
- a CDS encoding Dyp-type peroxidase — encoded protein: MSYYQPGILATPVPPQARHLFFALESVEALPAAIDRLLLLVDGRAVIGFGESLVQALGAQIEGLRAFPALAGVGVDNPSTQHALWCWLHGEDRGELLHRSRAIEAALAPALRLVQMNETFRHMTGHDLTGYEDGTENPHDEAAVAAALAQGVDGVRGGSFAAIQQWQHDLDGFAAMQPHERDNIMGRRLSDNEEIDEAPESAHVKRTAQESFAPEAFVVRRSMPWIEGDRAGLMFLAFGFSLDAFEAQLRRMSGLEDGITDGLYRMSRPITGGYYWCPPLLDGRLDLRALAR
- a CDS encoding SDR family oxidoreductase; this encodes MDKVIVITGGGRGIGAATALLAAELGYRICINYQSDESAAQEVLEHVRAKGAQAIAVRADVSIEDEVIALFHRVDAELGRVTALVNNAGTVAQKSRLDEMSEFRILKILKTNVLGPILCAKHAVLRMSPRHGGQGGSIVNVSSVAARLGSPNEYVDYAASKGALDTFTIGLSKEVAGEGIRVNAVRPGYIYTDFHALSGDPDRVSKLESAIPMARGGRPDEVAEAIIWLLSDKASYATGTFVDLGGGR
- the mapR gene encoding GntR family transcriptional regulator MpaR (MapR regulates genes involved in Pseudomonas quinolone signal (PQS) production and anthranilate metabolism), translating into MKRYEKFADDIAELIRSGMLGPGQRVPSVRYASQTYGVSPSTVFQAYYLLERRGLIRARPRSGYFVNTHAPNPFSEPAVSSHVHESTEVDVSELVFSVLDSIKDPTTVPFGSAFPSPMLFPLQRLSRSLSSATRDMDPRMVVTDMSPGNPQLRRQIALRYMVGGLMLPMEELLVTNGALEALNLCLQAVTEPGDLVAIEAPAFYASLQVLERLKLKAVEIPVHPRDGIDLDVLAQTLERHPIKACWCMTSFQNPMGATMPEERKQALVELLRRHQVPLIEDDVYAELYYGQQAPKPAKAFDTEGLVMHCGSFAKSLAPGYRIGWVAAGRYAQKIERLKLMTSLCASMPAQVAIADYLQHGGYDRHLRKLRYALEEQQSAMLAAIARYFPAQTRVSQPAGGYFLWLELPEQMDSLKLFQMALAQGISIAPGPIFSPTRRFRNCIRLNYGSPWTEVSEKAMETLGRIIRSF
- the ccoG gene encoding cytochrome c oxidase accessory protein CcoG is translated as MSDRIPVQLIQTFEPSPPKIKAKTTDKLIHTRSFTGLFRTLRISGAGVLFLLFFGTAWLNWGDRQAVLWDLSESKFHIFGATFWPQDFILLSALLIIAAFGLFAITVFAGRVWCGYTCPQSSWTWIFMWCEKITEGERNQRIKLQAAPWGLNKLLRRSAKHTLWLAISLLTGLTFVGYFTPIRPLAEELLTLQMAGVSLFWVLFFTAATYLNAGWLREAVCMHMCPYARFQSVMFDKDTLTISYDTVRGEIRGPRKREVNPANIGLGDCIDCQMCVQVCPTGIDIRDGLQMECIGCAACIDACDSIMDKMGYARGLIKYTSEHQLQGGKTHLLRPRLIGYTAVLLVMIGALALALVERSMVSLDVSKDRGLFRENSAGQIENIYSLKIINKTQQRQDYELSLVDGDGFLLQGKTQLSLAPGEIVDVPVSVAMLSERPERGSREMTFKVADSDEPDIYSVAKSRFVAPMNR
- a CDS encoding DUF3203 family protein translates to MLEKIDEDKTCHFTTDNGTEQLRPASELIIVTDSDKAMSAVDVNGERVYITETEADALTVAGAVDGRKHLKATDSDSVI
- a CDS encoding MgtC/SapB family protein yields the protein MDAWWHEVWMTLQAEFADITDAQQMTRVTVRLLMAALLGGILGFEREHKGKAAGVRTHMLVALGAALFVLVPQMSGSQADAMSRVIQGVVAGIGFLGAGTILKSNDGDESHVKGLTTAAGLWMTAAIGVAAGLGREATAVLSTLLALAIFSVMPVIIRALEREDKP